In Gossypium raimondii isolate GPD5lz chromosome 12, ASM2569854v1, whole genome shotgun sequence, a single window of DNA contains:
- the LOC105763695 gene encoding protein DOWNSTREAM OF FLC, which produces MATKLFLLLAICVLPVLVNANNKAFQIVGRVYCDACRAGFETSKCSYIHGARVEIKCFDRPTLKLKYSIGAETDETGTYNIVVEDDHEDQICYATLVSSPIPSCRIVDPRRNKATAILTRSNGAISNLHYTNAMGFLQDTVADGCQELLLKLLQDDE; this is translated from the exons GTCCTCCCTGTGCTCGTTAATGCAAACAATAAAGCTTTCCAAATCGTTGGCAGAGTTTACTGTGATGCCTGCCGTGCTGGTTTTGAAACATCTAAATGCTCTTACATCCACG gTGCAAGGGTCGAAATCAAGTGCTTTGATAGGCCTACATTGAAGCTGAAATACAGCATCGGGGCAGAAACGGACGAAACTGGAACATATAACATTGTGGTTGAAGATGACCACGAAGACCAAATTTGCTACGCAACACTTGTTAGCAGCCCCATTCCCAGCTGCAGAATTGTGGACCCTAGACGTAATAAGGCCACTGCTATTCTGACCCGCAGCAATGGTGCCATTTCCAACCTTCACTATACAAATGCAATGGGATTCCTCCAGGATACGGTAGCGGATGGTTGCCAAGAACTGCTCCTCAAGTTGCTGCAGgatgatgaataa